One stretch of Daphnia pulicaria isolate SC F1-1A chromosome 8, SC_F0-13Bv2, whole genome shotgun sequence DNA includes these proteins:
- the LOC124312515 gene encoding uncharacterized protein LOC124312515 — translation MLSLFVCCDFNTSIGQRRLASSKLEPLHQPEACYKEVHSSGAAQMCNNFIEPWHLSVMVPCQFIICQPLTSLGVNRLICIIWIFSNRNQLRTTRQHLNRRALLVKF, via the exons ATGCTTTCTTTATTCGTGTGCTg TGATTTCAACACCAGCATTGGTCAGAGGAGACTCGCAAGCAGCAAGCTAGAACCTCTTCATCAGCCAGAAGCTTGCTACAAAGAAGTACACAG tTCAGGGGCTGCACAGATGTGCAACAATTTTATCGAGCCATGGCATCTGAGTGTGATGGTGCCCTGTCAATTTATAATATGCCAACCCCTAACTAGCCTAGGAGTAAACAGGTTGATTTGCATTATTT GGATCTTCTCTAACAGAAATCAACTGAGGACCACCAGACAGCATCTTAACAG ACGAGCTCTTCTAGTAAAATTTTGA